The genomic segment CGTACAGCTGGGGCGTCCAGGTGGGCTCGACGCTCTTCGTCGCCGGTGCGACCGCCCGAGACCCGGAGACCTACGAGCCGGTTGCCGGCTACATGAAGATACAGACCAAGCGCGTGCTGGAAAACGTCGGCCTGGTGCTCGAGGAGGCGGGCATGAGCTACGGAGACGTGGTGGGCTGCAAAGTCTTTCTCGACGATGCCCGTTACTTTCAAGACATGAACGAGGTGTACCGCACGTTCTTTCCGAGCGCCCCCCCGAGCCGCGCGACGGTCCGATCCCGGCTCATGAACCCCGCCTTCCTGTCGGAGATACAGTGCACCGCGGTGAAGGATCCGGCGCGGAAGGTAGTGTCCCCCGCCGGACGCGCTCCCTCGACGAGCCCTCTGTCCTCGGCCGTCGCGGCCGGCGGGCGCCTGTTCCTCTCCGGCATGACCGGGCGGGGGCCCGACGGCTATCCGAAGGGTGACGCGAAGGCCCAGACCCGGCAGGCTCTCGAGAACTTGAAGGCCACGCTCGAAGCCGACGGACTCGGCTTCGAAGACGTCGTCGATGTAATGGTCTACCTCTCGGACATTCGCTACTACGATGCGATGAACGAGGTGTACCGGGAGATGATGCCCTCGCCCCCTCCGGCACGCGCCACGGTGGGGGCGCAGCTCATGTCGGCGGACGCTCTCGTGGAGATCATAATGACTGCGGAGCGGCGTTGACCGCTACTCGTAGCGGAGGGCCGCGATTGGTTTGATGCCCGCTGCCTTCCGGGCGGGAATCCAGTTCGCGAGCAGACCGACGGCGATGAGGGCGACCGCTGTCACCGCAAACGTCGGTGGATCGTTGGCTCCGACGCCGTAGAGCACTGCGGAGAGCGCCCGCGCTCCCGCTAGCGCCACCATGACGCCGACGACCGCTCCCACGAGAACGAGACGGAGCCCTTGCCCCGTCACCATCGCGGCGATGTCGCGACCGCTCGCCCCGAGGGCCATCCGGATGCCGAACTCACGCGTTCGGCGGCTCACGGCATAGGCGATGACTCCGTACAAGCCGATCGACGCGAGGAGCACGGCGAGACCACCGAAGAGCCCCAGGAGAATCGCACCCATGTGCACGGGGAAGAGCGTGATCGCGAGATTCTGTCGCATGGTTTTCGCTTCGAAGAAAGCGAGACTCGGCTCGAGCGCGAGAATCTCGGCGCGCACCGTCTCGAAGGCGGACGTGGCCGATCCCCTTGTGCGAGCGAGGAAGTACATCATCGGCGAGTAGTCCTGAGAGGCCGCCCAGTAGACCTGGGGCCGGAAATCTTCGCCGAGGGTCCGCACCTTCGCGTTCTCCACGACGCCGATCACTTCGAAGACCCTTCGCCGGGAAGCGTTCGTTCCCGTCGCGAGGCGTTGACCGATTGCATCCACACTCGGCCAGAAGCGATCCGCGGCGGCCCGGTTGACGATCACCACGGGTGGGGACTCCACCGTGTCAATCGAGCCGAAATCGCGTCCGGCAACGATTGGGATGCCCATCAAGCGGAAGTATCCCGGCGACAACTCGGCGGCATCGACCTCGGGCCAATCCGCCTCGCGATCCGGCTCCCGTCCCTCCGGCGCTACCGTTCGGGTCAAAACCGAAGCACCCAGCGGCACCTTGCTCGCCAGCGCGGCGGCCTCGACTTCGGGAAGCGCCCGGAGCCGTTCGATCGCGCGCTCGTAGAGCAGGCGACCGGTCTCCTCGTTGTATCCATGCAGACCCAGATGGCTGCTGAACATCACGATGCGCTCGGTCTCGAAACCGGGATCGAGACTTCTCGCGTTCGCCGCACTTCGGAGAAGAAGCGCGGCGCCGATGAGGAGCACGAACGAGACCGCGAGCTGCGCGACGACGAGAAAATTTCTCAAGCTGAATCGGCGTGC from the Vicinamibacteria bacterium genome contains:
- a CDS encoding RidA family protein, whose protein sequence is MKRCFFLWLLALAAASSAAEKKIIAPQGMDVGLPFSPAVLSGDFLYLAGAIGNKPGTLEVPDGIQAQVRQAMDNLGDVLEAAGMDFSRVVSSNVFLSDARHFSAMNDVYKTYFPQDPPIRATVEADIAIPGALVEISMIAARPGVEKKVIKPGTMKSPELPYSWGVQVGSTLFVAGATARDPETYEPVAGYMKIQTKRVLENVGLVLEEAGMSYGDVVGCKVFLDDARYFQDMNEVYRTFFPSAPPSRATVRSRLMNPAFLSEIQCTAVKDPARKVVSPAGRAPSTSPLSSAVAAGGRLFLSGMTGRGPDGYPKGDAKAQTRQALENLKATLEADGLGFEDVVDVMVYLSDIRYYDAMNEVYREMMPSPPPARATVGAQLMSADALVEIIMTAERR
- a CDS encoding FtsX-like permease family protein, which produces RVLLFTLAVSVLTGVVFGLAPALQAGRRSLVPALKADPGLAGFRARRFSLRNFLVVAQLAVSFVLLIGAALLLRSAANARSLDPGFETERIVMFSSHLGLHGYNEETGRLLYERAIERLRALPEVEAAALASKVPLGASVLTRTVAPEGREPDREADWPEVDAAELSPGYFRLMGIPIVAGRDFGSIDTVESPPVVIVNRAAADRFWPSVDAIGQRLATGTNASRRRVFEVIGVVENAKVRTLGEDFRPQVYWAASQDYSPMMYFLARTRGSATSAFETVRAEILALEPSLAFFEAKTMRQNLAITLFPVHMGAILLGLFGGLAVLLASIGLYGVIAYAVSRRTREFGIRMALGASGRDIAAMVTGQGLRLVLVGAVVGVMVALAGARALSAVLYGVGANDPPTFAVTAVALIAVGLLANWIPARKAAGIKPIAALRYE